From Roseibium alexandrii DFL-11, the proteins below share one genomic window:
- the mltA gene encoding murein transglycosylase A, whose product MAQGPIQSADLTPVQFADLIGWSTDQHADALVAFKRFCGSGAPSDANRGPFQLSKDHRNALCKAAQASKDARSFFEIHFEPFQVREPGFVTGYFEPEVAGSREKTAEFNVPLLKKPDGLVHVPAKARPSGWPRHLTHGRKINGQVIEMPDRGAIMDGALDGEDLELVWLRSPIDAYFIHVQGSARLKLSDGTTMRVGYAGKTGHPYTGIARLLVQRGEGSPEDFTMSGLRRWLEQNPDERDLLFKENRSYIFFREVTEAATNEGPIGAAGLPLVPGRSLAIDDSVMPYGVPVFVSAEFEDLQRPGNQYRRLMVADDTGSAIKGQSRGDIFVGSGDDAGRIAGEIRHGATFTVLLPRRSTGLGN is encoded by the coding sequence ATGGCACAAGGCCCGATCCAATCTGCCGATCTGACACCAGTCCAATTTGCCGATCTCATCGGTTGGTCAACGGATCAGCACGCAGACGCACTTGTCGCGTTCAAGCGGTTCTGTGGGTCTGGTGCACCGTCAGATGCAAACCGGGGACCATTCCAGCTTTCCAAAGACCATCGCAACGCGCTGTGCAAGGCGGCCCAAGCGTCAAAGGATGCGCGCTCGTTTTTTGAAATCCATTTCGAGCCTTTTCAGGTTCGTGAGCCGGGGTTCGTAACTGGGTATTTCGAACCTGAAGTGGCCGGGTCCCGCGAAAAAACAGCCGAATTCAACGTCCCGCTTCTGAAAAAACCGGATGGGCTGGTTCACGTCCCAGCAAAGGCCCGTCCTTCTGGTTGGCCAAGGCACCTGACACATGGCCGCAAGATCAACGGCCAAGTCATCGAAATGCCAGACCGCGGGGCCATCATGGATGGCGCCCTTGATGGCGAGGATCTGGAACTGGTCTGGCTCCGCAGTCCGATCGACGCTTACTTCATCCATGTCCAGGGCTCGGCGCGATTGAAACTATCTGACGGCACAACGATGCGGGTCGGGTATGCCGGAAAAACCGGCCACCCCTACACCGGAATTGCCCGGTTGTTGGTTCAACGTGGTGAGGGCTCCCCGGAAGACTTCACAATGTCCGGCTTGCGCCGCTGGCTGGAACAAAACCCGGATGAACGGGACCTGCTTTTCAAGGAGAACCGGTCCTACATTTTCTTCCGGGAAGTTACTGAAGCTGCAACAAACGAAGGACCAATCGGCGCAGCCGGACTGCCTCTCGTACCCGGCCGAAGTCTGGCAATCGACGACAGCGTAATGCCGTATGGGGTGCCTGTATTTGTTTCTGCGGAGTTTGAAGATCTGCAGCGGCCCGGTAATCAATACCGCCGCCTGATGGTGGCCGACGACACGGGCTCCGCGATCAAGGGTCAATCCCGAGGCGACATCTTTGTCGGCTCCGGAGACGATGCCGGACGCATTGCCGGTGAGATCCGGCATGGAGCCACCTTTACTGTGTTGCTGCCCAGGCGCTCAACTGGCCTCGGGAACTGA
- a CDS encoding Tim44/TimA family putative adaptor protein, translating into MNEIFDPLNLLLLGLAVFILFRLRSVLGKRTGEERPPFDPYSKPEQQNGQANGQDNVIPLPHQGQQSPEGYDDMAPARQEEDGEVVIDKVAPAGSALNNALKQILSVDRSFEPEPFIQGAKAAYEMIVMAFADGDKKALKNLLSRDVFEGFSAAIDDREKRGETIESTFVGIDKAEIVEAALKDTTAQVTVRIHSQLISATRDKGGEVVDGDPAKVTEVIDIWTFARDTATRDPNWKLVATESAE; encoded by the coding sequence ATGAATGAAATTTTTGATCCCCTAAATCTGCTGCTTCTTGGACTGGCGGTGTTCATTTTGTTCCGGTTGCGCTCTGTTCTCGGCAAACGCACCGGCGAGGAACGCCCACCGTTTGACCCCTATTCAAAGCCAGAGCAGCAAAATGGTCAGGCCAACGGCCAGGACAACGTCATTCCGCTGCCACATCAAGGGCAACAATCGCCGGAAGGTTACGACGACATGGCTCCGGCGCGTCAGGAAGAAGATGGTGAAGTTGTCATCGACAAGGTTGCACCGGCCGGGTCTGCGCTGAACAATGCGCTGAAGCAAATTCTGTCGGTTGACCGCAGCTTTGAGCCGGAGCCGTTCATCCAAGGCGCCAAAGCGGCTTACGAAATGATCGTGATGGCGTTTGCCGATGGCGACAAGAAGGCTCTCAAAAATCTTCTGTCCCGTGATGTGTTCGAAGGCTTTAGCGCGGCGATCGACGATCGTGAAAAACGCGGTGAGACGATCGAGTCCACGTTCGTTGGCATCGACAAAGCGGAAATCGTGGAAGCGGCTCTTAAAGACACCACTGCGCAAGTCACTGTACGGATCCACAGCCAGCTGATCTCTGCAACGCGCGACAAGGGCGGTGAAGTTGTTGATGGTGATCCGGCCAAGGTTACGGAAGTCATAGACATCTGGACCTTCGCACGTGACACCGCTACGCGGGATCCGAACTGGAAGCTGGTCGCGACCGAATCTGCCGAGTAA
- a CDS encoding patatin-like phospholipase family protein, with translation MSDPKKINLALQGGGAHGAFTWGVLDWFLEDSRFELDGITGTSAGAMNAVVLASGLEAGGEEGARATLEAFWREVSAEARTSPIQRSPLDVLLGHWSLDYSPSYLYFDVLSRFASPYEFNPLNFNPLRDIVERTVDFEKVHCCSGLKLFIAATNVFTGKIRVFSEKEVTLDAVMASACLPQLYQAVEIDGEPYWDGGFMGNPPLYPLFYETETSDVVLIQINPIERREVPRTAREIVNRLNEITFNSTLLRELRAIDFVTRLIEEGKLDRKEYTKVHLHRIAAEELKPLQASSKMNAEWDFLTHLRDVGRQTAKEWLDRHFDDIGERSTIDLRKEFA, from the coding sequence TGGTTCCTGGAAGACAGCCGGTTCGAACTCGACGGGATCACCGGGACATCTGCCGGGGCGATGAATGCGGTTGTGTTGGCCAGCGGCCTGGAGGCTGGCGGGGAAGAGGGCGCGCGTGCAACGCTGGAAGCCTTCTGGCGCGAAGTTAGCGCCGAGGCGCGTACCAGTCCGATCCAACGCTCGCCGCTGGATGTGCTCCTGGGCCATTGGAGCCTCGATTATTCACCGAGTTACCTCTATTTCGATGTGCTCTCGCGGTTCGCTTCGCCGTATGAATTCAACCCACTGAATTTCAATCCACTCCGCGACATCGTGGAACGGACGGTCGATTTTGAAAAAGTGCACTGCTGCTCCGGTTTGAAGCTGTTCATCGCAGCCACCAATGTCTTTACCGGCAAGATCCGGGTCTTCAGCGAGAAGGAAGTGACGCTTGATGCGGTGATGGCCTCGGCGTGCCTGCCGCAGCTTTACCAGGCCGTGGAGATCGATGGGGAGCCTTATTGGGACGGTGGGTTTATGGGCAATCCGCCGCTCTATCCGCTGTTTTATGAAACCGAAACATCGGATGTCGTCCTTATCCAGATCAACCCGATCGAGCGGCGCGAAGTGCCCCGGACGGCTCGCGAAATCGTCAACCGCCTCAATGAAATCACCTTCAACTCCACGCTTTTGAGAGAACTCAGGGCGATTGATTTCGTTACGCGCCTGATTGAAGAGGGAAAGCTGGACCGCAAGGAATATACTAAAGTGCATCTGCACCGGATCGCGGCCGAAGAACTGAAACCTCTTCAGGCTTCCTCCAAGATGAATGCAGAGTGGGATTTTCTGACGCATTTGCGTGACGTTGGCCGCCAGACAGCAAAAGAATGGCTCGACCGGCACTTTGACGACATCGGCGAGCGCTCCACCATTGATCTGCGCAAAGAATTCGCTTGA
- the murJ gene encoding murein biosynthesis integral membrane protein MurJ, with protein MNLVRNFATVGGATLMSRVLGFVRDVLLAAAVGAGPVADAFVVAFRLPNLFRRLFAEGAFNSAFIPLFGRAVEEDGEESARRFAGEIGSALLFCLLALTALAQIFMPFVVWALAPGFVSDPEKFDLTVLMSRIAFPYLIFMSMLAFIGGILNTYQRFAAAAFAPVMLNVVMVLVLGGVLFWGVEDSTTLGIILTLGITFGGIVQLSVVVIDLKRLGFRVPVYRPRYTKSAKRLLVLGIPGVIAGGVTQINIAVGQVIASMQDGANALLYYADRLYQLPLGVIGIAFGVVLLPSLTRQLRSGETAAYQKTLNRSLEFSLVLTLPAAVALAVIPDEIVSVLFQRVRFDEAAVEGTAAALMAFSFGLPAFVLNKVFSPGYFAREDTKTPMKFAAIGMVVNVALSIAFFPYLQHVGIALATTIAGWVNTGFLVIVLWKRGHFAPDATVLRKLMLVLLASLLMGLVIHFAADALAPYLKDGWLLIRVASLGALVLIGIAVFGLFAQISGGSDLVGLAKSLKRRNT; from the coding sequence ATGAACCTGGTTCGAAATTTCGCAACTGTCGGCGGCGCCACCCTGATGAGCCGTGTTCTCGGTTTTGTGCGGGACGTACTGCTCGCCGCCGCAGTCGGCGCAGGTCCGGTGGCCGACGCCTTCGTGGTCGCCTTCCGTTTGCCGAATCTATTCCGACGCTTGTTTGCCGAGGGCGCGTTCAACTCTGCCTTCATTCCCCTTTTTGGGCGCGCAGTTGAAGAAGACGGCGAGGAGAGCGCCCGGCGTTTTGCCGGTGAAATTGGTTCCGCCTTGCTGTTTTGCCTTCTGGCGCTGACCGCACTCGCTCAGATCTTCATGCCCTTTGTTGTGTGGGCTTTGGCCCCGGGCTTCGTGTCTGACCCAGAAAAGTTCGATCTGACGGTTTTGATGTCGCGGATCGCCTTTCCGTACCTGATTTTCATGTCGATGCTCGCCTTCATTGGCGGCATCTTGAACACTTATCAGCGCTTTGCTGCTGCCGCCTTTGCGCCGGTCATGCTGAATGTGGTCATGGTGCTGGTGCTCGGCGGTGTTTTGTTCTGGGGCGTTGAGGACAGCACAACTCTTGGCATCATCCTGACACTCGGCATCACCTTCGGCGGCATCGTGCAGCTGAGCGTGGTGGTCATTGATCTGAAGCGCCTCGGCTTCCGCGTACCCGTTTACCGGCCGCGCTATACGAAATCCGCCAAACGCCTGCTGGTGCTTGGCATTCCAGGTGTGATTGCGGGAGGCGTCACACAGATCAACATCGCGGTCGGCCAGGTGATTGCATCAATGCAGGACGGGGCGAATGCTTTGCTCTATTACGCTGACCGGCTGTATCAGTTGCCGCTTGGTGTCATCGGCATTGCCTTCGGTGTGGTGCTTCTTCCAAGTCTGACCCGGCAGCTCCGCTCCGGCGAAACAGCCGCCTACCAAAAGACCCTGAACCGTTCCCTGGAATTCTCTCTTGTTCTGACTTTGCCCGCAGCTGTCGCGCTGGCCGTCATCCCTGACGAGATCGTCTCGGTCTTGTTCCAAAGGGTCCGGTTCGATGAGGCCGCCGTTGAAGGAACGGCAGCTGCCTTGATGGCATTTTCCTTCGGCCTGCCCGCCTTTGTCCTGAACAAGGTGTTCTCGCCAGGCTATTTTGCCCGTGAAGACACCAAAACTCCGATGAAGTTCGCGGCGATTGGCATGGTGGTCAATGTCGCCTTGTCGATCGCCTTCTTTCCGTACCTGCAGCATGTCGGGATCGCGCTGGCAACCACGATTGCTGGTTGGGTGAACACCGGCTTCCTGGTCATCGTGCTTTGGAAGCGGGGACACTTCGCACCAGACGCCACTGTCTTGAGAAAACTGATGCTAGTGCTTCTGGCAAGCCTGTTGATGGGTCTTGTCATTCATTTCGCTGCAGATGCCCTTGCGCCTTACCTGAAGGATGGATGGCTTCTGATAAGGGTCGCCAGCCTCGGGGCCCTGGTGCTGATCGGCATTGCCGTATTCGGGCTTTTTGCGCAGATCAGCGGCGGCAGTGATCTGGTTGGTCTCGCTAAATCGTTGAAGCGGCGCAACACCTGA
- the trpS gene encoding tryptophan--tRNA ligase, with protein MTAFQPRVFSGVQPTGNLHLGNYLGAVSRWVPLQDQMPAIFCVVDSHAITAGFPDPSELTNATREVTAAYMAAGIDPKKSIIFNQSQVREHMELAWIFNCVARMGWLNRMTQFKEKAGKNKENASVGLFAYPNLMAADILAYRATHVPVGDDQKQHLELTRDIAAKFNNDFGARIKELGIGVPNPTPSPELPEELYFPLTEPMIAGPATRIMSLRDGTKKMSKSDPSDLSRINLKDDADAIAKKIKKAKTDPDALPSETDGLEGRPEADNLVGIYAALNGMSKDDVLKEYGGQQFSAFKPALSDLAVAKLAPMTDEMRRLTGDPAQIDAILKEGAENASAIAEPVLKDVRKIIGFLDVR; from the coding sequence ATGACGGCGTTCCAGCCCCGTGTCTTTTCCGGCGTTCAGCCCACAGGCAATCTCCACCTTGGCAACTACCTTGGCGCCGTGTCGCGCTGGGTTCCGCTGCAAGATCAGATGCCTGCGATCTTCTGTGTCGTGGACTCCCACGCGATCACAGCAGGTTTTCCGGACCCGAGCGAACTGACAAACGCAACGCGTGAAGTGACAGCCGCTTACATGGCGGCCGGGATCGATCCCAAGAAATCGATCATCTTCAACCAATCCCAGGTCCGTGAGCACATGGAACTGGCCTGGATCTTCAACTGCGTTGCCCGGATGGGCTGGCTCAACCGCATGACCCAGTTCAAGGAAAAGGCCGGCAAGAACAAGGAAAACGCCTCTGTTGGCCTGTTCGCCTACCCCAACCTGATGGCGGCCGACATTCTGGCTTATCGTGCGACCCACGTTCCGGTGGGCGATGACCAGAAGCAGCACTTGGAGCTGACCCGTGACATCGCGGCAAAGTTCAACAACGACTTTGGCGCTCGGATCAAGGAACTGGGCATAGGCGTTCCAAACCCGACACCTTCTCCTGAATTGCCAGAAGAGCTTTATTTCCCGTTGACCGAACCGATGATCGCTGGCCCGGCCACCCGGATCATGTCCCTGCGCGACGGCACGAAGAAGATGTCGAAATCCGATCCTTCGGATCTTTCGCGCATCAATCTGAAGGATGATGCGGACGCGATTGCAAAGAAGATCAAAAAAGCCAAAACCGATCCAGACGCGTTGCCCAGCGAAACCGATGGTCTGGAAGGCCGGCCAGAAGCTGATAACCTTGTTGGTATCTATGCGGCGCTCAACGGCATGTCCAAAGACGACGTCCTGAAAGAGTATGGCGGACAGCAGTTCTCCGCGTTCAAGCCAGCGCTTTCAGATCTCGCAGTTGCCAAGCTTGCTCCGATGACAGACGAAATGCGGCGGCTGACCGGCGATCCGGCCCAGATCGATGCGATCTTGAAAGAGGGCGCGGAAAACGCCTCCGCGATTGCCGAGCCCGTTTTGAAGGACGTGCGCAAGATCATTGGTTTTCTGGACGTCCGGTAA
- a CDS encoding FxsA family protein: MGLYIIAGIILLPLIEISVFIWVGELLGVLPTILLTVLTAMAGTLMLRQQGLSLLMRMQKELDGGRAPGNEVMQGAMIVLASILLLIPGFVTDAIGLLLFIPPVRESLAKFIIARSNVVIMEGGTMRPRNEDGVVDLDADDWKETDHGPDAGSQTPGQPRISPWNDGSEKPNS, encoded by the coding sequence GTGGGACTTTATATCATAGCAGGCATAATACTCCTGCCTCTGATCGAAATCTCGGTTTTCATTTGGGTTGGCGAGCTTCTTGGGGTTCTGCCGACGATCCTTTTGACCGTGCTGACGGCCATGGCCGGCACACTCATGCTGCGTCAGCAGGGGCTGTCGCTCTTGATGCGTATGCAAAAGGAACTCGATGGCGGGCGGGCACCGGGCAACGAGGTTATGCAAGGCGCTATGATTGTGCTGGCGAGTATCCTGCTTTTGATCCCGGGGTTTGTCACGGACGCCATCGGTTTGCTGCTGTTTATTCCGCCGGTCCGCGAAAGTCTTGCGAAGTTCATAATTGCGCGCTCCAACGTTGTGATCATGGAGGGCGGAACCATGCGTCCGCGGAACGAGGACGGTGTTGTGGATCTGGATGCGGACGACTGGAAAGAGACCGATCATGGTCCGGACGCCGGAAGCCAAACGCCCGGTCAGCCGCGCATCAGTCCTTGGAACGATGGGTCGGAAAAACCGAACTCATAG
- a CDS encoding pentapeptide repeat-containing protein, with protein MKKSVFSFLAAGAVIVTLAPQTRAMELDPRVPQILEDGGCPRCDLSLATLRGMKLEGADFHRTNLREVDLKEAVMPRSNFERSDFRRTEAERADFSASDFAGASMRAVDLEKSNLNSSIFRDADLRDADLNAAVMTGSTFEGADLRNVTLIRAVAQNTSFKSAKLDNANLERMDLLNSVFQGARMRNVKLDRAQAVNADFSGADLTGARLVSTNLSGANLTDVDFDGALLRRTRLKGADLTGASNLDPSRIIDACGDENTKLPDGITLEPCSY; from the coding sequence ATGAAAAAGTCGGTTTTCAGCTTTTTGGCAGCAGGCGCGGTCATCGTTACCTTGGCGCCGCAGACCCGTGCGATGGAGTTGGACCCGCGTGTTCCACAAATTCTTGAAGACGGTGGCTGCCCGCGGTGTGACCTGTCCCTTGCGACCTTGCGTGGGATGAAGCTGGAGGGCGCGGACTTTCATCGGACCAATTTGCGTGAGGTCGACCTCAAAGAAGCTGTTATGCCCAGATCGAATTTTGAACGATCGGATTTCCGGCGCACTGAGGCCGAACGGGCCGATTTTTCGGCCAGTGATTTTGCTGGTGCGTCGATGCGGGCCGTGGATCTGGAGAAATCAAACCTCAACAGTTCGATTTTCCGGGATGCAGATCTTCGTGATGCAGACTTGAATGCAGCTGTCATGACCGGGTCGACATTTGAGGGTGCGGACCTGCGTAATGTGACGTTGATCCGCGCTGTTGCTCAGAACACATCGTTCAAATCCGCCAAATTGGACAATGCCAACCTGGAGCGGATGGATCTTCTGAACTCCGTCTTTCAGGGCGCGCGCATGCGCAATGTCAAGCTCGACCGCGCTCAGGCTGTTAATGCAGACTTTTCGGGCGCTGATCTTACAGGAGCGCGTCTCGTCAGCACCAATTTGAGCGGAGCCAACCTTACAGATGTCGATTTTGATGGCGCGCTGTTACGGCGGACACGGCTGAAAGGCGCGGATTTGACAGGGGCTTCCAATCTCGATCCAAGCCGGATCATCGATGCTTGCGGAGATGAAAATACTAAGCTGCCTGACGGCATAACGCTGGAGCCGTGTTCTTACTAG
- a CDS encoding [protein-PII] uridylyltransferase, which yields MTSTQDDHSGLIDADALRARLTALTEATDGEGSDPKVRNAVLGELKTAVRDARKIAEDKLADDGGGLLCAQRLSFIQDEIIRVIYDFALYHIYRIKNPSAAERMSVVAVGGYGRGTLAPGSDIDLLFVLPYKQTPWGEQIVEYILYMLWDLGFKVGHATRNIDECIRLSKTDMTIRTAILEARHIWGDEDLFENLVARFQKEVVEGTSSEFIAAKLQERDERHRRQGTSRYLVEPNIKEGKGGLRDLNTLFWIAKYHYQVSSQSELVKIGVLKRAERTRFRRAEDFLWAVRCHLHFLTGRPEERLSFDVQREIAVRLGYTQHPGMKDVERFMKHYFLIAKEVGDLTRILCAALEDEHVKDPRGRGISGIMRRFRVGRSDNTAPQPVKGAPGFVVENNRLSVTADTIFETDPVNLLRVFQLADKYDYNMHPRLTRLIRHSLKLINNDVRKDPEANRLFLSVLTSRNHPEKILRKMNETGVLGRFVPEFGKVVAMMQFNMYHHYTVDEHLIRSIGVLAEIERGDSGEDHPLSTDLIRTLQNRKLLYVTMFLHDIAKGRPEDHSIAGAKVARKLCPRFGLNDAETETVAWLIEHHLDMSTIAQSRDLSDRRTITDFAHTVQSHERLKLLLILTVADIRAVGPGVFNGWKGQLLRTLYYATEPHLTGGHSKMSHGQAITQAKEELVSRLGHWTDKDRKAYLNRHYPAYWLRTEPDRLETHAELLHKADKNGEQLSFDVTPRAFEGVTELTILAQDHPRLLSVIAGACYSTGANIVDAQIDTTTDGFALDTIFIGRELPGDDDERRRGERITALIERTLRGDEQIPEPVAKKGSVRGRMKAFKVASEVLLNNTLSDDYTVLEVSGLDRPGLLYDLTRSIATLNLNIGSAHISTFGEKVVDVFYVTDLTGQKIANIGRQEIIRERLSAAVEGQVELDPAAPVARKVRRQAS from the coding sequence ATGACATCCACCCAAGACGACCACTCCGGATTGATCGACGCCGATGCACTGCGAGCACGCCTGACGGCGCTGACTGAGGCAACCGATGGTGAAGGTTCTGATCCCAAGGTCCGCAACGCTGTTCTGGGCGAGTTGAAAACTGCGGTTCGGGATGCCCGGAAAATTGCCGAAGACAAACTGGCCGATGATGGTGGTGGACTTCTGTGTGCCCAGCGCCTGTCTTTCATCCAGGATGAAATCATCCGGGTTATCTACGATTTCGCCTTGTACCACATCTACCGGATCAAGAACCCGTCGGCCGCCGAACGCATGTCGGTTGTCGCTGTTGGCGGATACGGACGCGGCACACTGGCGCCTGGTTCAGATATCGATCTGTTGTTCGTCCTGCCTTACAAGCAGACCCCATGGGGTGAGCAGATTGTCGAATACATCCTCTACATGCTCTGGGATCTGGGCTTCAAGGTCGGCCACGCAACACGAAACATCGACGAATGCATCCGGCTTTCAAAGACGGACATGACGATCCGCACAGCAATTTTGGAAGCCCGGCACATCTGGGGCGACGAAGATTTGTTCGAAAACCTCGTTGCGCGCTTCCAAAAGGAAGTCGTGGAAGGCACCAGCTCCGAATTCATTGCGGCCAAGCTGCAGGAACGTGACGAACGGCACCGCCGCCAAGGCACATCCCGTTATCTCGTTGAACCAAATATCAAGGAGGGCAAGGGCGGCCTTCGGGATCTCAACACGTTGTTCTGGATCGCCAAATATCACTACCAGGTGTCGAGCCAGTCGGAACTGGTGAAAATCGGCGTTTTGAAACGGGCCGAAAGAACCCGTTTCCGCCGCGCAGAGGACTTTCTCTGGGCGGTTCGTTGCCACTTGCATTTCTTGACCGGCCGCCCGGAAGAACGTCTGTCGTTCGATGTTCAGCGCGAGATCGCAGTGCGGCTCGGCTACACCCAGCATCCGGGCATGAAGGATGTCGAGCGCTTCATGAAGCACTACTTCCTGATCGCCAAGGAAGTCGGTGACTTGACGCGCATCCTGTGTGCCGCTCTGGAAGACGAACACGTAAAAGACCCGCGCGGGCGAGGCATTTCCGGCATCATGCGGCGCTTTCGTGTCGGCCGGTCGGACAACACTGCACCGCAGCCCGTCAAGGGCGCACCCGGATTCGTCGTTGAAAACAACCGGCTGAGTGTAACTGCGGACACGATCTTTGAGACCGACCCGGTCAATCTTCTCAGAGTGTTTCAGCTTGCAGACAAGTATGATTACAACATGCATCCGCGCCTGACCCGGCTCATCCGCCATTCGCTGAAACTGATCAACAACGACGTTCGCAAGGACCCCGAAGCGAACAGATTGTTCTTGTCCGTGCTCACATCGCGCAATCATCCGGAAAAGATCTTGCGGAAGATGAACGAGACAGGCGTCCTCGGCCGGTTCGTACCCGAGTTCGGCAAGGTCGTCGCGATGATGCAGTTCAACATGTACCACCACTACACGGTCGACGAACACCTGATCCGGTCGATCGGCGTTCTGGCCGAGATCGAGCGCGGCGACTCTGGCGAAGATCATCCGCTGTCCACGGATCTGATCCGCACGCTTCAGAACCGGAAACTGCTTTATGTCACGATGTTCCTGCATGACATCGCCAAGGGACGCCCGGAAGACCACTCCATTGCGGGTGCAAAGGTGGCGCGCAAGCTGTGCCCACGGTTCGGGTTGAACGACGCGGAAACCGAAACGGTCGCCTGGCTGATTGAACACCATCTCGATATGAGCACGATCGCCCAGTCGCGCGATTTATCGGACCGCAGAACCATCACCGATTTTGCACATACGGTCCAATCTCATGAGCGTTTGAAGCTGCTCCTGATCCTGACAGTCGCGGACATTCGCGCCGTTGGACCCGGTGTTTTCAATGGCTGGAAGGGGCAGCTGCTCAGAACGCTTTACTACGCCACCGAACCGCACCTGACCGGCGGACATTCCAAGATGTCCCACGGTCAGGCCATCACCCAGGCCAAGGAAGAACTTGTCTCGCGGCTCGGGCACTGGACGGACAAAGACCGCAAGGCCTATTTGAACCGTCATTATCCGGCGTATTGGCTGCGAACAGAACCGGATCGGCTGGAGACCCACGCCGAACTGCTTCACAAGGCAGACAAAAATGGCGAACAACTCTCGTTCGATGTGACGCCGCGGGCATTTGAAGGGGTCACCGAACTTACCATCCTGGCGCAGGACCATCCGCGTCTTCTCTCGGTGATTGCCGGCGCTTGCTATTCGACCGGGGCCAATATCGTTGATGCACAGATCGATACGACAACGGACGGCTTTGCCCTTGATACGATTTTCATTGGCCGCGAGCTGCCGGGCGATGATGACGAACGCCGCCGCGGCGAGCGCATTACCGCATTGATCGAGAGAACTCTGCGCGGCGACGAACAGATTCCGGAACCGGTTGCGAAGAAAGGATCGGTCAGAGGCCGGATGAAGGCCTTCAAGGTGGCGAGCGAAGTGCTGTTGAACAACACCTTGTCCGATGACTACACAGTTCTGGAGGTATCCGGCCTCGATCGTCCGGGTCTGCTTTACGACCTCACCCGGTCCATCGCGACGCTCAATCTCAACATCGGTTCGGCGCATATTTCCACATTCGGTGAAAAGGTAGTCGACGTGTTTTATGTGACCGATCTGACAGGCCAGAAAATCGCTAATATCGGGCGCCAGGAGATCATTCGCGAACGCTTGTCAGCTGCCGTTGAAGGCCAGGTCGAGCTGGATCCGGCAGCACCTGTTGCACGCAAAGTCCGCCGTCAGGCGTCCTGA
- a CDS encoding Smr/MutS family protein, protein MSKRGRKGMLSPEDRELWGKVAKTATPLDAERAKAQMAELEQFIDATPKAAAKSPKTSTAIHAPEPAKPVAPPPLRQLEHRYRKKLVRGVKQIDARIDLHGLTQDRAHDRLRGFLYEAQARGHKVVLVITGKGGGPGYAYMDERGVLRRMVPQWLAMPDVRHLVVGYEEAHTTHGGSGALYVRIRRRR, encoded by the coding sequence ATGAGCAAGCGCGGCAGAAAGGGCATGCTGTCTCCCGAAGACCGGGAGCTCTGGGGCAAGGTCGCCAAAACAGCCACACCGCTTGATGCAGAGCGCGCCAAGGCTCAAATGGCGGAGCTGGAGCAGTTCATAGATGCAACACCCAAGGCGGCTGCAAAATCTCCCAAAACATCAACCGCTATCCATGCGCCCGAACCGGCGAAACCCGTGGCACCGCCGCCATTGCGGCAGCTTGAGCACCGGTACCGCAAGAAACTTGTGCGCGGTGTAAAGCAGATCGACGCCCGCATCGACCTGCACGGACTGACGCAGGACAGAGCCCACGATCGCTTGCGCGGATTTCTCTATGAAGCCCAGGCGCGGGGACACAAGGTCGTGCTGGTGATTACCGGAAAGGGCGGCGGGCCCGGCTATGCCTATATGGACGAACGCGGAGTTTTGCGCAGAATGGTACCGCAATGGCTGGCAATGCCGGATGTGCGCCATCTTGTCGTGGGCTATGAAGAAGCCCATACAACCCACGGCGGCTCTGGTGCGCTGTATGTGCGAATAAGAAGACGCAGGTAG
- a CDS encoding helix-turn-helix domain-containing protein, whose amino-acid sequence MTPLGAKIRELRTKQGVSLKEMAAALSVSSAYLSALEHGKRGKPTWFLVQRIIAYFNVIWDEAEEIQRLAELSDPRITIDTAGMNPKATELANQLALKIGGLSDASLEGLLHQLRVAAVKDDI is encoded by the coding sequence GTGACACCTCTTGGGGCTAAAATCCGTGAACTCAGAACAAAACAGGGCGTTTCCTTGAAGGAAATGGCAGCGGCCCTGTCCGTCTCCAGCGCCTATCTCTCCGCACTGGAACATGGCAAGCGGGGCAAACCGACCTGGTTTTTGGTGCAAAGGATCATTGCCTACTTCAATGTGATCTGGGACGAGGCAGAGGAGATCCAGCGTCTTGCCGAGCTCTCCGATCCCCGCATCACTATCGACACCGCAGGCATGAACCCCAAGGCAACAGAACTTGCCAATCAACTCGCCCTGAAAATCGGCGGCCTTTCCGATGCCTCTCTCGAAGGGCTGCTGCACCAACTGCGCGTTGCCGCCGTAAAAGACGACATCTGA